The following are encoded in a window of Halosolutus halophilus genomic DNA:
- a CDS encoding response regulator encodes MTAASPTPVDSIDILLVEDNPGDVRLTEEAFDAVSTEVTLTVTIDGDEALETLAQRREDPPTPLPDLVLLDLNLPRMGGFEFLDTIRDDPELSNLPVLVLTSSEATEDVRESYQKCANAYLTKPTDPEEFVTIARAVEKFWFERATLPPTSP; translated from the coding sequence ATGACCGCCGCGTCTCCGACGCCCGTTGACTCGATCGACATCCTCCTCGTCGAAGACAATCCCGGCGACGTTCGACTCACCGAAGAGGCGTTCGACGCCGTCTCGACCGAGGTCACGCTCACCGTCACGATAGACGGAGACGAGGCGCTCGAAACCCTCGCCCAGCGACGCGAGGACCCGCCGACTCCGCTGCCCGACCTCGTTCTCCTGGACCTGAACCTGCCCCGGATGGGCGGGTTCGAGTTCCTGGACACGATCCGGGACGACCCGGAACTCTCGAACCTCCCCGTGCTCGTGTTGACGAGTTCCGAGGCGACCGAGGACGTCCGGGAGAGCTACCAGAAGTGTGCGAACGCCTACCTCACCAAACCGACCGATCCAGAGGAGTTCGTCACGATCGCGCGGGCCGTCGAAAAATTCTGGTTCGAACGGGCCACCCTCCCGCCGACGTCCCCGTAA